Proteins encoded in a region of the Armatimonadota bacterium genome:
- the pilM gene encoding type IV pilus assembly protein PilM → MAKKLSSVLGVDIGSQTIKIAEVKLQGGRPTVTALGLAQTPDGAVDHIGIHDYDSVSNVLKQLCGSAGASVGDVVISVAGQGAVLVRTLEVPAMSDAELKQHMDWEITRNIPFAESTVVSDYKAFPPAPNNPQNMDVVMAIAPQSAVDSLISLVKKSGRKPAAIDVEPLGMARTVATAYSSELAGKSVCVVDIGHKTTAINVYRDGKLLMPRQVPIGGEMMTKAIADGLGVSFDEAEHIKSEVVVPTGPGAQSGSYNPFDTAATQTFTPYNPFAEPDESLGAPPAEPAAEEAVPAAPVPVAQDVAPDRGYQAMAAVMDEFVAEVRRSVDYFRSKGGEVDMLLVCGGGAKMKGLVAFLESAIGLPAELMDPLRGLTVSAKKTDSFRDEDRQEFAVALGNGLHICF, encoded by the coding sequence ATGGCCAAGAAATTGAGCAGTGTCCTCGGTGTGGACATAGGAAGTCAGACCATCAAGATCGCCGAGGTCAAGTTGCAGGGCGGACGCCCGACCGTGACCGCTCTTGGACTGGCCCAAACTCCGGACGGTGCCGTCGACCATATCGGCATCCACGACTACGACAGCGTCTCGAACGTCCTGAAGCAACTCTGCGGTTCGGCAGGGGCCAGCGTCGGCGACGTCGTGATCTCGGTCGCGGGCCAAGGCGCGGTCCTTGTCCGGACGCTCGAGGTCCCTGCGATGAGCGACGCGGAGCTCAAACAGCACATGGACTGGGAGATCACCCGGAACATCCCGTTCGCCGAGAGCACGGTCGTGAGCGACTACAAAGCGTTCCCGCCGGCCCCGAACAACCCACAGAACATGGACGTCGTGATGGCGATCGCGCCGCAGTCCGCGGTGGACTCGCTGATCTCGCTCGTGAAGAAGTCTGGCCGTAAACCGGCCGCGATCGACGTCGAGCCGCTCGGCATGGCCCGGACGGTCGCTACGGCCTACAGTTCCGAGCTTGCGGGCAAGTCCGTCTGCGTGGTCGACATCGGCCACAAGACGACGGCCATCAACGTCTACCGGGACGGCAAGCTCTTGATGCCTCGCCAAGTCCCGATCGGCGGAGAAATGATGACCAAGGCGATCGCCGACGGTCTTGGTGTGTCCTTCGACGAGGCCGAACACATTAAGTCCGAAGTGGTCGTCCCGACCGGGCCCGGAGCCCAGTCCGGGTCGTACAACCCGTTCGATACGGCCGCGACCCAGACGTTCACCCCTTACAACCCGTTCGCCGAGCCCGACGAGTCGTTGGGCGCCCCGCCGGCAGAGCCCGCGGCCGAAGAGGCCGTTCCTGCCGCCCCGGTCCCGGTGGCCCAGGACGTCGCTCCCGACCGGGGTTATCAAGCGATGGCCGCGGTCATGGACGAGTTCGTGGCCGAGGTGCGGCGCTCCGTGGACTATTTCCGCAGCAAAGGCGGTGAGGTGGACATGCTGCTGGTCTGCGGCGGCGGGGCGAAAATGAAGGGGCTAGTCGCCTTTCTCGAATCCGCGATCGGACTTCCTGCCGAACTCATGGACCCGCTCCGGGGCCTGACGGTTTCGGCGAAAAAGACCGACAGTTTCCGTGACGAGGACCGTCAGGAGTTCGCAGTGGCGCTGGGCAACGGCCTGCACATCTGCTTTTAA